From one Solanum lycopersicum chromosome 12, SLM_r2.1 genomic stretch:
- the LOC101245430 gene encoding E3 ubiquitin-protein ligase-like protein isoform X1, giving the protein MAVTSEELNQENPTDRFPLLMEQAESRERNEHVIDVEQGSSPSSSGSSDNDSPHELEIPNHENRPSNRHSVSSSSNESDSHSPSSARRADGSDRRWSPFNTLLWLSIELIFTLGQIGAAVVVLSLSKEENPETPLFAWIVGYATGCAATLPLLYWRYLLRYQTISQRSAQLRQDSPQVNSTAEPNSYITISLTRSSDEEDGRNTPTDIWTRQSNARLGSLVDHFKMALDCFFAVWFVVGNVWIFGGHSSSSEAPNLYRLCIAFLTISCIGYAMPFILCAMICCCLPCIISILGVRENMHGVRGATEESINALPTLKYRVKTDGTGSNESKNLEEEEGGCVAAGTEKERAISGEDAVCCICLAKYEDNDELRELPCSHFFHTQCVDKWLKINATCPLCKSEIDAKNRDLPSVEEEPLQQS; this is encoded by the exons ATGGCTGTTACCTCGGAAGAACTTAATCAAGAGAACCCAACCGACAGATTTCCTTTGCTCATGGAGCAAGCAGAAAGTCGTGAGAGGaatgaacatgttattgatGTAGAACAAGGAAGTAGCCCCTCATCATCAGGCTCATCTGATAATGATTCTCCTCATGAATTGGAAATACCCAACCATGAAAATAGACCATCAAATCGACATTCCGTCTCTTCTTCGTCCAACGAATCAGATTCTCATAGCCCTTCTAGTGCTAGGAGAGCTGATGGTTCTGATCGTCGTTGGAGCCCATTTAATACTCTGTTGTGGCTTTCCATTGAGCTAATATTCACCTTAGGACAGATTGGTGCTGCCGTTGTCGTTTTATCCTTGTCAAAAGAGGAAAACCCAGAAACTCCATTATTTGCTTGGATTGTGGGATATGCAACTGGATGTGCAGCAACCCTTCCTTTACTGTACTGGCGTTATCTTCTCCGTTACCAAACCATCAGTCAGAGATCAGCTCAACTGCGTCAAGATTCACCCCAAGTCAATTCCACTGCAGAGCCAAATTCTTATATTACTATCTCATTAACTCGGTCCTCGGATGAGGAAGATGGAAGGAATACACCTACCGACATTTGGACCAGGCAAAGCAATGCAAG ACTTGGTTCATTGGTAGATCATTTCAAGATGGCCTTGGATTGCTTCTTTGCTGTGTGGTTTGTCGTTGGCAATGTTTGGATCTTTGGGGGGCACTCTTCTTCTTCTGAGGCTCCCAATCTGTACAG ATTATGTATAGCTTTTCTTACCATTAGTTGCATTGGATATGCTATGCCTTTCATCTTGTGTGCGATGATATGCTGCTGCCTGCCTTGTATCATTTCAATCCTCGGTGTGCGTGAGAATATGCATGGAGTGAGAGGAGCCACAGAAGAGTCCATCAACGCTCTTCCCACACTCAAGTACAGGGTCAAGACAGATGGAACTGGAAGTAATGAAAGTAAAAATCTAGAAGAGGAGGAAGGTGGTTGTGTAGCTGCTGGCACAGAGAAGGAACGTGCCATATCAGGTGAAGATGCG GTGTGTTGTATTTGCTTAGCAAAATATGAGGACAATGACGAACTGAGGGAATTGCCTTGCTCGCATTTCTTCCATACACAGTGTGTAGATAAATGGCTGAAGATTAATGCGACTTGCCCCCTCTGCAAATCTGAAATTGACGCCAAGAACAGAGATCTACCTTCTGTAGAAGAGGAACCCCTCCAACAATCCTAA
- the LOC101261992 gene encoding probable sulfate transporter 3.5, which produces MSSPKSLHGVNYAPPRSFKTVLKANVKETLFPDDPFYEFKNEKLSKRILKGIQYFIPICQWLPKYKFGLFMYDLLAGITIASLAIPQGISYAKLAELPPIIGLYSSFVPPLIYAIFGSSKHLAVGTVATCSLIIAEAVQQKVKPEDNMELYVSLFYTAALISGLLQTTLGVLRLGFLVDFLSHSTITGFMGGTALIICLQQLKGMLGLKHFTSRTDVYHVLRAVIENRKEWTWQCAAVGAFFLAFLQLSRYVRKKKPSLFWVSAISPIIVVVAGCLFAYFFNAEKHGIAIVGKLNKGINPSSIHLINFSPEYLPNVVKAAIITAMIAIAEGIAIGRSFAIMNNDQIDGNKEMVAIGLMNIVGSLTSCYLSTGPFSKTAVNYNAGCKSQMSNVVMSLCMLLTLLFLAPLFGYTPLVALAAIIMSAMIGLLDYEKAVHLYKTDKFDFLICMVAFFGVAFISMDMGLILSVGLALIRALLYVARPPTCKLGTITNTAFRDIEQYPGSNETPGMLILKLGSPIYFPNSNYVRERILRWVRDEQSLENSQRNEIEYLLLDFGGVTSIDITGVETLKELRRCLAAKNIKIILINPRLGVMEKLITTKFIDLLGKESIFLTIEEAIENCSFSLNSSSQEKREDLEIA; this is translated from the exons ATGAGTTCTCCAAAGTCTTTACATGGTGTGAACTATGCACCACCACGTAGCTTTAAGACTGTTCTTAAAGCAAATGTCAAAGAAACACTATTTCCAGATGATCCATTTTATgaattcaaaaatgaaaaattatctaaaaGAATTCTAAAAggaattcaatattttataccAATTTGTCAATGGTTACCAAAATACAAATTTGGGTTATTTATGTATGATCTTCTTGCTGGAATTACAATTGCTAGTCTTGCAATCCCACAAGGAATAAGCTATGCAAAACTAGCTGAACTTCCTCCTATTATCGGACTTT ACTCGAGTTTTGTTCCCCCTCTAATTTATGCTATTTTTGGGAGTTCAAAACATCTTGCTGTTGGAACAGTAGCAACTTGTTCATTGATTATTGCTGAAGCAGTTCAACAAAAAGTTAAGCCtgaagacaatatggaattgtATGTTAGTTTGTTTTACACTGCTGCCCTTATATCTGGTTTGCTACAAACAACTTTGGGGGTACTAAG GCTTGGATTTTTGGTGGATTTTCTATCACATTCAACAATTACTGGATTTATGGGAGGGACAGCATTAATTATTTGCTTACAACAATTAAAAGGCATGCTTGGATTGAAGCATTTCACTAGTCGTACTGATGTTTATCATGTTTTACGTGCTGTAATTGAAAATAGAAAAGAG tggACATGGCAATGTGCAGCTGTTGGAGCATTCTTCCTTGCTTTCCTACAATTATCTAGATATGTG aGAAAGAAGAAACCAAGTCTATTTTGGGTTTCAGCCATTTCTCCAATAATTGTTGTTGTAGCTGGCTGcctttttgcatattttttcaATGCTGAGAAACATGGCATAGCTATT GTGGGAAAATTGAATAAAGGAATTAATCCATCCTCCATTCATCTTATAAATTTTAGTCCAGAATACTTACCTAATGTTGTAAAAGCAGCTATCATTACAGCTATGATTGCAATAGCA gaAGGGATAGCTATTGGGAGGAGTTTTGCTATAATGAATAATGATCAAATTGATGGTAACAAAGAGATGGTAGCCATTGGACTTATGAATATTGTTGGCTCTTTAACTTCTTGCTACTTAAGTACAG ggcCATTTTCAAAAACAGCAGTGAACTATAATGCTGGATGCAAAAGCCAAATGTCAAATGTAGTAATGTCATTGTGCATGTTGCTAACTTTGTTGTTTTTGGCACCACTTTTTGGCTACACACCACTTGTTGCCTTGGCTGCTATTATCATGTCAGCTATGATTGGGTTATTGGACTATGAAAAAGCTGTTCACCTTTACAagactgacaaatttgacttcTTGATTTGTATGGTTGCTTTCTTTGGTGTTGCTTTCATTAGCATGGACATGGGACTCATCCTTTCG gttgGACTTGCCTTGATAAGGGCACTATTATATGTTGCTAGGCCACCAACATGCAAACTTGGAACCATAACAAATACAGCATTTAGAGACATAGAACAATATCCTGGTTCTAATGAAACTCCAGGAATGTTAATTTTGAAACTTGGTTCACCAATTTATTTCCCTAATAGCAATTATGTTAGAGAAAG GATTCTAAGATGGGTTCGAGACGAGCAATCTCTTGAAAATTCACAAAGAAATGAGATTGAATACTTGCTACTTGATTTTGGAG GTGTTACATCAATTGACATTACTGGTGTTGAAACTTTAAAAGAACTTCGTAGATGCCTAGCTGCAAAAAACATCAAg attaTATTGATTAATCCAAGATTAGGGGTGATGGAAAAATTAATTACaacaaaatttattgatttgCTTGGGAAAGaatcaatatttttaacaattgAAGAAGCAATTGAAAATTGCAgtttttcactaaattcttcaAGTCAGGAAAAAAGAGAAGATTTGGAAATTGCTTAG
- the LOC138340741 gene encoding leucine-rich repeat extensin-like protein 4 produces MKEKTQTPICSLFFLVLCFLCCSVFTEHTNAEFTVSENGPLTDSEAQFIKHRQLLYYRDEFGDRGENVKIDPSMVFENDRIKNAYIALQAWKQAIISDPFNITMNWVGPNVCSYTGVFCAPALDNPKIRTVAGIDLNHGDIAGYLPEELGLLTDLGIFHINSNRFCGTIPRKLNKLKILFELDLSNNRFAGKFPYVVLSLPKLIFLDIRFNEFEGNVPSQLFDKPLDAIFINHNRFAFELPENFGNSPVSVIVLASNSFHGCLPASIGNMSNLNEAILMNNGLRSCLPAEIGLLKNLTVFDVSFNELMGPLPENFGGLVNLEQLNVAHNMLSGTIPKSICQLPKLENFTYSYNFFTGEPPVCLALPEFHDQRNCLPNRPVQRSPGQCKAFLSKKIHCSAFKCHKFVPVLPPPPPLSPPLPAPPPPPVYSPPPPVYNPPSPPPPPPPSPPPPSPPPPVYSPPPPSPPPPPPVYSPPPPPPSPPPPSPPPPPPPSPPPPSPPPPVYSPPPPPPPPPPPVYSPPPLPYCVRSPPPPPPPPNSPPPNSPPPPLAHSPPPPSPYYYNSPPPPPPNSPPPPPNSPPPPPPTYIYSSPPPPNSPPPPPPPYVYSSPPPPHSPPPPSPLPCIEPPPPPPPCIEPPPPPSPSPSPPPPPMYHYNSPPPPSPSPPPPPVYHYNSPPPPSPSPPPPPVYYYNSPPPPPPSPPPTPVYEGPLPPVIGVQYASPPPPPFY; encoded by the coding sequence ATGAAGGAGAAAACTCAAACACCCATTTGTTCTCTGTTTTTTCTTGTGCTCTGTTTTTTGTGTTGTTCAGTCTTTACTGAACACACAAATGCTGAGTTTACTGTTTCTGAAAATGGTCCTTTAACTGATTCTGAAGCTCAGTTCATCAAACACAGGCAGCTTTTGTATTACAGAGATGAGTTTGGTGATAGAGGTGAAAATGTGAAAATTGATCCATCTATGGTGTTTGAGAACGATAGAATCAAGAATGCTTATATTGCTTTACAAGCATGGAAACAAGCTATCATTTCAGATCCCTTTAATATCACTATGAATTGGGTTGGTCCTAATGTATGCAGCTACACCGGAGTCTTCTGTGCTCCGGCGTTGGATAATCCGAAAATCCGTACAGTTGCCGGCATTGACCTTAACCATGGCGACATTGCAGGGTATCTCCCGGAAGAGCTTGGTCTTCTTACAGATCTTGGGATTTTCCATATCAATTCCAATCGTTTCTGTGGTACAATACCGAGAAAGTTGAACAAGTTGAAGATACTGTTCGAGCTGGATCTGAGTAATAACAGGTTTGCCGGGAAGTTTCCTTATGTTGTTTTGAGTTTACCCAAGTTGATATTTTTGGATATTAGGTTCAATGAATTTGAAGGTAATGTACCTTCGCAGCTTTTTGATAAGCCACTAGACGCCatttttattaatcataatCGTTTTGCGTTTGAGCTGCCGGAGAATTTTGGGAATTCGCCGGTTTCTGTGATAGTACTTGCGAGTAACAGTTTTCATGGGTGTCTTCCGGCGAGTATTGGGAATATGAGTAATCTTAATGAAGCGATTTTAATGAATAATGGGTTGCGTTCTTGTTTGCCGGCGGAGATTGGGTTGTTGAAAAATTTAACTGTATTTGATGTGAGCTTTAATGAGTTGATGGGTCCGTTGCCGGAGAATTTTGGTGGTTTGGTGAATTTGGAGCAATTGAATGTCGCACATAATATGCTTTCTGGTACGATTCCTAAAAGTATTTGTCAGCTTCCTAAGCTTGAGAATTTTACCTATTCGTATAATTTCTTCACCGGTGAACCGCCGGTATGTTTGGCGTTGCCGGAGTTTCATGATCAACGGAATTGTTTGCCCAACAGACCGGTGCAACGGTCTCCGGGACAGTGTAAGGCGTTTTTgtctaaaaaaattcattgtaGTGCTTTTAAGTGTCATAAATTTGTTCCTGTTTTGCCACCTCCACCACCACTTTCACCACCGCTGCCTGCCCCTCCTCCGCCGCCTGTTTATTCGCCTCCGCCACCAGTTTATAATCCTCCTTCAccacctccaccaccaccaccctctCCACCTCCTCCATCACCTCCACCACCAGTCTATTCACCACCACCTCCATCTCCTCCTCCACCACCACCAGTCTattcaccaccaccaccacctccaTCTCCTCCTCCACCATCACCTCCACCCCCACCACCACCATCTCCACCTCCACCATCACCCCCACCACCAGTTTATTcaccaccacctccccctccaCCTCCTCCCCCACCAGTTTATTCACCACCGCCATTGCCTTATTGTGTACGCTCACCTCCACCTCCACCTCCACCACCAAATTCTCCACCTCCTAATTCACCACCTCCACCGCTTGCTCACTCGCCTCCACCCCCTTCACCTTACTATTACAATTCACCACCACCTCCGCCCCCAAATTCGCCACCTCCTCCACCAAATTCGCCtcctccaccaccaccaacatACATTTACTCATCACCTCCGCCACCAAATTCACCACCTCCTCCACCACCACCATACGTATACTCTTCACCTCCACCACCTCATTCCCCTCCACCTCCGTCCCCATTACCTTGTATAGAACCCCCTCCACCCCCTCCTCCATGCATTGAACCACCCCCACCACCTTCCCCTTCACCAtctcctccaccaccaccaATGTATCATTACAATTCTCCGCCCCCACCATCTCCATCACCTCCTCCCCCACCGGTATATCACTACAATTCTCCACCcccaccatcaccatcacctcCTCCACCACCAGTATATTACTACAATTCTCCACCCCCACCTCCACCATCACCACCGCCTACTCCAGTATACGAAGGGCCATTGCCACCAGTAATAGGAGTTCAATATGCTTCACCACCTCCACCACCCTTTTATTAa
- the LOC101245923 gene encoding probable sulfate transporter 3.5 gives MGSPKSLHGVNFAPPRSFGTILKANLKETLFPDDPFYEFKNDKLSKRILMGIQYFVPIFQWLPKYNFGLFKFDLLAGITIASLAIPQGISYAKLADLPPIIGLYSSFVPPLIYAIFGSSKHLAVGTVATCSLIMAESIQQKVKPHDNMQLYVSLIYTATLISGLLQAALGIFRLGFLVDFLSHSTITGFMGGTALVICLQQLKGMLGLKHFTSHTDVVHVLRAVFENRKEWTWQCAVVGVIFLTFLQLSRYVKKKKPNLFWVSAIAPIIVVIVGCLFAYLFNAEKHGIAIVGKLNKGINPPSLNLINFSPEYISVVLKAGIITAMVSLAEGIAIARSFSIMDNEQIDGNKEMVAIGLMNIVGSLTSCYLSTGPFSKTAVNHNSGCKSQMSNVVMSMCMLLTLLFLAPLFGYTPLVALAAIIMSAMLGLIDYEKAYHLYKTDKFDFLICMAAFFGVAFISMDMGLVMSVGLALIRALLYVARPPTCKLGTVSNNAFRDVEQYPGSKQTPNMLILKLGSPIYFPNSNYVRERILRWVRDEQSLQNSKRNEVEYLILDFGGVTSIDITGIETLFETRRSLAAKNIKIILVNPRLGVMEKLIVTRFIDVIGKESVFLSIEEAIENCRFSLNSSSQTKSEDVEIA, from the exons ATGGGTTCTCCAAAGTCTTTACATGGAGTGAACTTTGCACCACCACGTAGCTTTGGGACAATTCTTAAAGCAAATTTGAAAGAAACCCTATTTCCAGATGATCCattttatgaattcaagaatgacaaattatcaaaaagaattctaaTGGGAATTCAATATTTTGTACCAATTTTTCAATGGTTACCAAAATACAATTTTGGGCTATTTAAGTTTGATCTTCTTGCTGGAATTACAATTGCTAGTCTTGCAATCCCACAAGGAATAAGCTACGCAAAACTTGCTGACCTTCCTCCGATTATCGGACTCT ATTCAAGTTTTGTTCCCCCTCTAATTTATGCAATTTTTGGGAGTTCAAAACATCTTGCTGTTGGAACAGTGGCAACTTGTTCATTGATTATGGCTGAATCAATTCAACAAAAAGTTAAGCCTCATGACAATATGCAATTGTATGTTAGTTTGATCTACACAGCCACTCTTATATCTGGTTTGCTACAAGCAGCTTTGGGGATATTTAG gctTGGATTTTTGGTGGATTTTCTATCACATTCAACAATTACTGGATTTATGGGAGGGACAGCACTTGTTATTTGCTTACAACAATTGAAAGGCATGCTTGGCTTGAAGCATTTCACTAGCCATACTGATGTTGTTCATGTTTTACGTGCTGTTTTTGAAAACAGAAAAGAG TGGACATGGCAGTGTGCAGTTGTTGGAGTAATATTCCTTACTTTCTTACAATTATCTAGATATGTG aaaaagaagaaaccaaATCTATTTTGGGTTTCAGCCATTGCTCCAATAATTGTAGTTATAGTTGGCTGCCTTTTTGCTTATTTATTCAATGCTGAAAAACATGGCATAGCTATT GTGGGAAAATTGAATAAAGGAATTAATCCACCCTCTCTCAATCTTATAAATTTTAGTCCAGAATATATATCTGTTGTTTTAAAAGCTGGGATCATTACAGCTATGGTTTCACTAGCA gaaGGAATAGCTATTGCAAGGAGTTTTTCTATCATGGATAATGAACAAATTGATGGCAACAAAGAGATGGTAGCCATTGGACTCATGAATATTGTTGGTTCTTTAACTTCTTGTTACTTAAGTACag ggCCATTTTCAAAAACAGCAGTGAACCACAATTCTGGATGCAAGAGCCAAATGTCAAATGTAGTGATGTCAATGTGCATGTTGCTAACTTTATTGTTTTTGGCACCACTTTTTGGCTACACACCACTTGTTGCCTTGGCTGCTATCATCATGTCAGCTATGCTTGGGTTAATTGACTATGAAAAGGCTTATCACCTCTACAAGACTGACAAATTTGATTTCTTGATTTGTATGGCTGCTTTCTTTGGTGTTGCTTTCATTAGCATGGACATGGGACTCGTGATGTCG gtTGGACTTGCCTTGATAAGGGCACTTCTATATGTTGCTAGGCCACCTACTTGCAAACTTGGAACTGTTTCAAATAATGCATTTCGTGACGTAGAACAATATCCTGGTTCTAAACAAACTCCAAATATGTTGATTTTGAAGCTTGGTTCTCCAATTTACTTCCCTAATAGCAATTATGTTAGAGAAAG GATTCTAAGATGGGTAAGAGATGAACAATCTCTTCAAAATTCCAAAAGAAATGAGGTCGAATACTTGATACTTGATTTTGGAG GTGTCACATCAATTGATATAACTGGTATTGAAACTTTATTTGAAACTCGTAGATCACTAGCAGCAAAAAACATCAAG attatATTGGTTAATCCAAGATTAGGGGTGATGGAAAAATTAATTGTGACAAGATTTATTGATGTGATTGGGAAAGAATCAGTGTTTTTATCAATTGAAGAAGCAATTGAAAATTGCAgattttcactaaattcttcaagtcaaacaaaaagTGAAGATGTGGAAATTGCTTag